One part of the Rutidosis leptorrhynchoides isolate AG116_Rl617_1_P2 chromosome 1, CSIRO_AGI_Rlap_v1, whole genome shotgun sequence genome encodes these proteins:
- the LOC139883373 gene encoding uncharacterized protein, with product MKIISLNVRGFGVIGKFGWVKGICGKVRPDIIALQETKCRTLGDNWVHFLWGNDNCGYIQKEANGNSGGMLLIWDTNSFVVESGTKSEYFLAIRGKWRGFGHESIIINVYGPHKDAKKKEMWWSLENLIKSIDSAWVVCGDFNEVRNQSDRLNCVFHPSRANRFNDFISMTNLIDIPINGKRFTRISDDGTKFSKLDRFL from the coding sequence GGGTATTTGTGGTAAAGTGAGACCGGATATTATTGCGCTTCAAGAAACTAAGTGTAGAACTCTAGGGGATAATTGGGTGCATTTTTTGTGGGGTAATGATAATTGCGGGTACATTCAAAAAGAAGCTAATGGTAACTCGGGAGGTATGCTATTGATTTGGGATACTAATAGTTTTGTAGTAGAAAGTGGGACTAAAAGTGAGTATTTTTTAGCCATTCGGGGTAAATGGCGTGGTTTCGGACATGAATCAATTATTATAAATGTCTATGGACCGCATAAGGATGCAAAGAAAAAAGAGATGTGGTGGTCGTTGGAAAACCTTATTAAGAGTATTGATTCGGCTTGGGTGGTTTGCGGTGATTTTAATGAGGTAAGAAACCAATCGGATAGGCTAAATTGTGTATTTCACCCGTCTAGGGCGAATCGATTCAATGATTTCATTTCGATGACTAATTTGATTGACATTCCGATTAATGGGAAAAGATTCACACGAATTAGTGATGATGGAACCAAATTTAGTAAACTTGACCGATTTCTTTGA